GCAAGGGTGGTTTGCGCGGGTCAACCAGCGTAAATCGGCTAATCTGCGCCACATTGGTCGAATTTATGCGGTTTTACTCTTGCCCCACGGGCCTGAGCGTGTTTATTCAAGTATGTTGCAGCGGTGGATGCCTTCGGCGGTCCCGCGCGGCTTATGCCCAACAATTCAGTGACCGGTTTTTTCGGCGCGTATATCGCACCATTCGGTATCAAAACAACCAGCACACAAGGCTGATATCTTTTCATGAAATCTACCAGATCACGGTCCCGGTCGAAGAATAGCCGCAACCGCAATAACAACAATCAGGGCGGCAATGTCGTCAACCGCGTTTTTGACAGCTCCGGTCCGGAGGGCAAGGTGCGTGGCACGCCAAGTCAGGTGATTGAAAAGTACAACCAGCTGGCCCGCGACGCGACCCTGTCGAACGACCGCGTGGCGGCAGAGAATTTCCAGCAGCACGCAGAACACTATCTGCGGATGTTGTCCGAAGCGCAGCGCGAACAGGACCAGCGCCGCGAAGAGCAGGAACGCCAGAACCGCGAGCGTCAGGCAGAGCGGGACCGCGAACGCGCGGAGCGTCAGGAGCGTGACAGCAATCAAGGTGGCGGCCAGCATGGCGGCAACCAGCCCCGCACGCCCGACGCAGGTGAAGCACCACAGCCAGAAGTGGAAGCGCCGGTTGAGAATACTTCGGCAGAAGACGATAGCGGTCTGGTCGAGACGCCAGAGAGCAAACCCAAGCCAAAGCGCGCGCCCCGGCGCAAGCCAAAGCCCAAGCCGGCTGCTGAAACCCCGCCGGAAGGCGGCGGCAACGACGATCAGCCCGAAGCGGC
The Sulfitobacter noctilucicola genome window above contains:
- a CDS encoding DUF4167 domain-containing protein, with protein sequence MKSTRSRSRSKNSRNRNNNNQGGNVVNRVFDSSGPEGKVRGTPSQVIEKYNQLARDATLSNDRVAAENFQQHAEHYLRMLSEAQREQDQRREEQERQNRERQAERDRERAERQERDSNQGGGQHGGNQPRTPDAGEAPQPEVEAPVENTSAEDDSGLVETPESKPKPKRAPRRKPKPKPAAETPPEGGGNDDQPEAAE